In Sebastes fasciatus isolate fSebFas1 chromosome 15, fSebFas1.pri, whole genome shotgun sequence, a genomic segment contains:
- the LOC141783428 gene encoding uncharacterized protein LOC141783428 isoform X2, with protein MWRMDCRGALPAICTACFIGLVVSQTTLTPAVMNTTIIENASSLTMTPVILSSTTPGCFTYNTSTCEPCPPGSQYDNNTLLCACCSDPGLCLFPGACLPCTRGFYQPLAGQQQCLPCKQGFYTNFTGSPLCHPCPPGSFNNITGKDSCTSCSPGSFSSQQSSTSCAPCAQGSFCSSIGCSQCQMCPGGTEALQTAATVCSPCRPGMHKAPHQAMCQICGSGYFQIHYGQESCDVCPEDHYCPSPDVNPILCPNDAFCPEGSLSPGYCMETFFRKEGETCELAPVTISLLVIGGGVALLFIILMVLRRRRDTDGELSVARAPLLRKERPQGRFYGIPCDAEPVYAGW; from the exons ATGTGGAGGATGGACTGCCGAGGAGCTCTGCCTGCGATATGCACCGCTTGTTTCATCG GCCTGGTGGTGAGCCAGACCACACTGACTCCTGCTGTGATGAACACCACTATCATTGAGAACGCGAGCAGTCTGACTATGACTCCCGTGATTCTCAGCAGCACGACCCCGGGCTGCTTTACATACAACACTTCTACTTGTGAGCCCTGTCCGCCGGGATCGCAGTACGACAACA ACACCCTGCTGTGTGCGTGCTGCTCTGACCCCGGGCTGTGTCTATTTCCTGGAGCCTGCCTGCCATGCACCAGAGGTTTCTATCAGCCACTTGCAGGACAGCAGCAGTGTCTGCCCTGCAAACAGGGCTTCTACACAAA TTTCACTGGAAGCCCATTATGTCACCCCTGCCCTCCTGGATCCTTCAACAACATCACCGGAAAAGACAGTTGCACAAGTTGTTCACCAG GTTCCTTTTCATCGCAGCAGAGCTCCACCTCGTGTGCACCATGTGCACAAGGAAGTTTTTGCAG cTCAATTGGTTGTAGCCAGTGCCAGATGTGTCCTGGAGGAACAGAAGCCCTACAGACTGCCGCTACAGTCTGCTCACCATGTCGTCCAG GCATGCACAAGGCTCCCCATCAGGCCATGTGTCAGATCTGCGGCAGTGGCTACTTCCAGATCCACTATGGCCAGGAGAGCTGCGATGTGTGCCCAGAGGATCACTACTGCCCT AGTCCAGACGTGAACCCCATCCTGTGTCCCAACGATGCGTTTTGTCCAGAGGGCAGCTTGTCTCCAGGCTACTGCATGGAGACTTTCTTCCGCAAAGAAGGGGAAACTTGTGAGCTGGCTCCTGTCACTATTTCTCTTTTAGTTATTGGAGGAGGGG TGGCCCTGCTCTTCATCATTTTAATGGTCCTACGTCGGCGGAGAGACACTGATGGAGAACTGTCTGTAGCCCGAGCTCCATTATTACGCAAAGAGCGACCTCAAGGTCGATTCTATGGGATCCCCTGTGATGCAGAACCTGTATATGCTGGATGGTGA
- the cfap99 gene encoding cilia- and flagella-associated protein 99 — protein sequence MASSYGSLAKEAIVLLDKFTSGRQCLDDFMEDASKDLQHMDTLHKKFILDVLSGCIEHQKLLDVVINIFYGQDGKSLSRNDRSQFVIICYLATFSLDDLGLPRFSNIIKSLDIKKMHTFLTFFFTKLTTWIQDEWNNIYDAAFVEKNWIDPLLRWRPEMEILTDQLAVKISHGSQVKKAPIKTTKLQEFSLTKPKPRPLPMPELIPQPDKAKPVPNSTYRAPKEIQMMDEIKQKNHQQTVELLYEANVKQFRCVNLQMAEHTKRAMSQIKEDLDSQLQFDSCHSSGLPSSNKTTSWPIKLNTAAILRGGALYDRKEEEEQQRLQRLVEGAREPSSFLQWQKEMREKDLQEELAKIERRRLEAGINNEEAAVARMRKMERNQKTAQLKKEEKAQLMRRYAENKLQEEKKMRDLVQQVEEGHKNSKAVKEKLQKFKQSIVKEDSEQRREVLRHTLEEAQAELSRKLEIMRETHAIESLPHIRVRNFDDTETAGHKLLGEMSLVELKVKLDFLREAQQTDKQEKRQHILEEKQNKKQLLLKTQEKIQEHQRLKQINSKKVKASVQAALL from the exons ATGGCATCAAGCTATGGATCCCTTGCCAAGGAGGCCATTGTGCTGCTCGATAAGTTCACCTCTGGCAGACAGTGTTTGGATGACTTCATGGAGGATGCTTCAAAGGATCTGCAG CACATGGACACTCTGCATAAGAAGTTCATACTTGATGTCCTTTCTGGATGCATTGAGCACCAAAAGTTACTGGACGTAGTTATCAATATCTTCTACGGCCAGGATGGGAAAAGCTTATCTAGAAATGATCGCAGCCAGTTTGTCA TTATCTGTTACCTCGCCACATTTTCTCTTGATGACCTTGGACTTCCGCGTTTTAGCAACATTATCAAATCTCTGGACATCAAGAAGATGCACACA TTCCTGACTTTCTTCTTCACAAAACTCACCACGTGGATACAAGACGAGTGGAATAATATCTATGATGCTGCCTTTGTGGAGAAAAACTGGATTGACCCTCTGCTAAG ATGGCGCCCTGAGATGGAGATTCTCACGGACCAGCTTGCTGTCAAAATATCTCATGGGAGTCAGGTCAAGAAAGCGCCGATCAAAACCACAAAGCTCCAGGAGTTCTCTCTCACCAAACCTAAACCTCGACCTCTGCCAATGCCTGAACTCATCCCACAGCCGGATAAAGCAAAACCA GTGCCAAATAGCACATACAGGGCTCCAAAGGAGATACAGATGATGGATGAGATCAAACAAAAGAACCATCAACAGACTGTG GAACTGCTCTACGAGGCAAATGTAAAACAGTTCAGATGTGTAAATCTACAGATGGCTGAACACACCAAG AGAGCGATGTCTCAGATTAAGGAGGACCTGGATTCACAACTCCAGTTTGATTCATGTCATTCCTCTGGACTTCCCTCCAGTAACAAG ACTACGAGCTGGCCCATCAAGCTCAACACAGCAGCCATCCTGAGAGGGGGGGCGCTATATGAccgtaaggaggaggaggagcagcaaaG ACTGCAGCGTCTGGTGGAGGGGGCACGTGAGCCCTCGTCTTTCCTCCAGTGGCAGAAGGAGATGCGTGAGAAGGACCTTCAGGAGGAACTGGCCAAGATTGAGCGCAGGCGTCTGGAGGCAGGCATCAATAATGAGGAGGCAGCCGTGGCCCGCATGCGCAAAATGGAACGCAACCAGAAGACTGCTCAGCTGAAGAAAGAAGAG AAAGCTCAGCTGATGCGCAGATATGCTGAGAACAAGTtgcaggaggaaaaaaaaatgagagactTGGTGCAACAAGTGGAAGAAGGACACAAGAACTCAAAGGCAGTTAAAGAGAAGTTACAGAAATTCAAGCAAAGTATAG TGAAAGAAGACTCAGAGCAAAGACGAGAGGTCCTTCGTCACACACTGGAGGAAGCACAAGCAGAGCTCAGCAGAAAGTTGGAAATCATGCGCGAAACACATGCCATCGAATCGCTTCCTCACATTAGAGTCAGGAATTTTGACGACACAGAG ACTGCAGGCCACAAGCTGCTGGGAGAGATGTCCCTGGTGGAGCTGAAGGTGAAGCTAGACTTCCTGAGGGAGGCGCAGCAAACAGACAAGCAGGAGAAACGGCAGCACATCCTGGAGGAGAAGCAGAACAAGAAGCAGCTGCTGTTGAAGACACAGGAGAAAATACAAGAGCACCAAAGACTGAAGCAAATTAACAGCAAGAAGGTCAAAGCCTCTGTGCAGGCAGCATTGCTATAa
- the LOC141783428 gene encoding uncharacterized protein LOC141783428 isoform X1 gives MWRMDCRGALPAICTACFIGLVVSQTTLTPAVMNTTIIENASSLTMTPVILSSTTPGCFTYNTSTCEPCPPGSQYDNNTLLCACCSDPGLCLFPGACLPCTRGFYQPLAGQQQCLPCKQGFYTNFTGSPLCHPCPPGSFNNITGKDSCTSCSPGSFSSQQSSTSCAPCAQGSFCSSIGCSQCQMCPGGTEALQTAATVCSPCRPGMHKAPHQAMCQICGSGYFQIHYGQESCDVCPEDHYCPSMLFSQSPDVNPILCPNDAFCPEGSLSPGYCMETFFRKEGETCELAPVTISLLVIGGGVALLFIILMVLRRRRDTDGELSVARAPLLRKERPQGRFYGIPCDAEPVYAGW, from the exons ATGTGGAGGATGGACTGCCGAGGAGCTCTGCCTGCGATATGCACCGCTTGTTTCATCG GCCTGGTGGTGAGCCAGACCACACTGACTCCTGCTGTGATGAACACCACTATCATTGAGAACGCGAGCAGTCTGACTATGACTCCCGTGATTCTCAGCAGCACGACCCCGGGCTGCTTTACATACAACACTTCTACTTGTGAGCCCTGTCCGCCGGGATCGCAGTACGACAACA ACACCCTGCTGTGTGCGTGCTGCTCTGACCCCGGGCTGTGTCTATTTCCTGGAGCCTGCCTGCCATGCACCAGAGGTTTCTATCAGCCACTTGCAGGACAGCAGCAGTGTCTGCCCTGCAAACAGGGCTTCTACACAAA TTTCACTGGAAGCCCATTATGTCACCCCTGCCCTCCTGGATCCTTCAACAACATCACCGGAAAAGACAGTTGCACAAGTTGTTCACCAG GTTCCTTTTCATCGCAGCAGAGCTCCACCTCGTGTGCACCATGTGCACAAGGAAGTTTTTGCAG cTCAATTGGTTGTAGCCAGTGCCAGATGTGTCCTGGAGGAACAGAAGCCCTACAGACTGCCGCTACAGTCTGCTCACCATGTCGTCCAG GCATGCACAAGGCTCCCCATCAGGCCATGTGTCAGATCTGCGGCAGTGGCTACTTCCAGATCCACTATGGCCAGGAGAGCTGCGATGTGTGCCCAGAGGATCACTACTGCCCT AGCATGTTGTTCTCTCAGAGTCCAGACGTGAACCCCATCCTGTGTCCCAACGATGCGTTTTGTCCAGAGGGCAGCTTGTCTCCAGGCTACTGCATGGAGACTTTCTTCCGCAAAGAAGGGGAAACTTGTGAGCTGGCTCCTGTCACTATTTCTCTTTTAGTTATTGGAGGAGGGG TGGCCCTGCTCTTCATCATTTTAATGGTCCTACGTCGGCGGAGAGACACTGATGGAGAACTGTCTGTAGCCCGAGCTCCATTATTACGCAAAGAGCGACCTCAAGGTCGATTCTATGGGATCCCCTGTGATGCAGAACCTGTATATGCTGGATGGTGA